In Brachionichthys hirsutus isolate HB-005 chromosome 5, CSIRO-AGI_Bhir_v1, whole genome shotgun sequence, a single genomic region encodes these proteins:
- the mmp15a gene encoding matrix metalloproteinase-15 yields MTKMPPGHPWTRVIVTLSPLLSVILCGSVADVPEEEGFNAEAWLREFGYLSQVSRQMSTMQSAQILSNAISDMQRFYGLEVTGKMDPATATAMRRPRCGLPDKRAVEMDVSVRRRRYALTGQQWDKDRITYSIMNQQVPAQLGAARTFKAIRKAFDVWRRVTPLTFEELPAEINISINSSQAELADILVFFASGFHGDMSLFDGEGGSLAHAFYPGPGMGGDTHFDADEPWTLDNQNPDGIDLFLVAVHELGHALGLEHSDNPGAIMAPFYQWTHTHNFTLHEDDIKGIQHIYGLPIVTEALPTTPPIRDSDPNDSISPSPPEDEPTSNSPTIGPPDLPNPTDSGPNPRQSPGPTSPPVPPTSTPTKSKPEPEPVTPRIRKDAPVPPPQPPAPPRPPKQPENHPPNICDGDFDTVTMLRGEMFVFKGRWFWRVRRNRVLDNYPMPISVFWIGLPSDIDAAYERHDGKFVFFKDERYWVFREADVLPGYPQPLREYGQGVPVHKIDTAIWWEPNGYTYLFSGDRYWRYNEESRTTDRDFPKPNSRWGRIPDSPKGAFLSDDGAYTYFYKGTSYWRFNNGRAEADEGYPRSILKDFMGCVGAPDPDPDAEHEPKDKPVNPSDRGKDEHREPDGGRDKDTNPEEEQTMKPDGTDEEEDGEESVIVTPADNESKVMTLVMVIVPLVLILCILIVIYVILRTLQNKEPPRALVHCKRSLQNWV; encoded by the exons ATGACGAAGATGCCACCCGGACACCCGTGGACGCGCGTCATCGTGACCTTATCACCGTTACTCTCGGTGATCCTGTGCGGCTCGGTGGCGGATGTCCCAGAGGAAGAAGGCTTCAACGCCGAG GCGTGGCTGCGTGAGTTCGGGTACCTGTctcaggtgagcagacagatgTCCACCATGCAGTCGGCTCAGATCCTGTCGAACGCCATCAGCGACATGCAGCGCTTCTACGGCCTGGAGGTGACCGGGAAGATGGACCCTGCCACCGCCAC AGCCATGCGTCGGCCTCGCTGTGGCCTTCCAGACAAGAGAGCGGTGGAAATGGACGTCAGCGTGAGGAGGAGACGCTACGCTCTCACCGGACAGCAGTGGGACAAAGACCGGATCACGTACAG TATAATGAACCAACAAGTGCCCGCCCAGCTGGGCGCGGCGCGGACGTTCAAAGCAATCCGCAAAGCCTTTGACGTGTGGAGGCGGGTCACGCCGCTCACCTTTGAGGAGTTGCCTGCAGAAATCAACAtcagcatcaacagcagccaGGCGGAGCTTGCTGACATCCTGGTATTCTTTGCatctggtttccatggtgatatGTCATTGTTTGATGGCGAGGGCGGGTCCCTGGCCCACGCCTTCTACCCTGGACCTGGAATGGGTGGCGATACACACTTTGATGCCGATGAGCCTTGGACACTGGACAACCAGAACCCAGACg GTATTGATCTCTTCCTGGTTGCAGTGCATGAGCTCGGCCACGCTTTGGGTCTGGAGCATTCAGACAACCCGGGTGCCATCATGGCGCCTTTCTACCAGtggacccacacacacaacttcaCGCTCCACGAGGACGACATCAAAGGCATACAGCACATATACG GTCTTCCTATCGTCACTGAAGCTTTGCCTACAACTCCTCCCATCCGGGACAGCGATCCAAATGACTCCatctccccttctcctcctgaAGATGAACCCACCTCCAATTCTCCAACCATCGGCCCACCCGATTTACCCAATCCGACCGACAGCGGCCCAAATCCCCGGCAAAGCCCTGGCCCTACCTCCCCTCCTGTCCCCCCAACCTCCACGCCTACCAAGTCCAAACCTGAACCGGAACCTGTCACCCCGCGTATTAGAAAGGATGCCCCTGTGCCCCCTCCTCAGCCCCCAGCTCCTCCCCGACCTCCCAAGCAGCCGGAAAACCATCCCCCAAATATATGTGACGGGGACTTTGACACGGTGACTATGCTACGGGGGGAGATGTTTGTTTTCAAG GGACGCTGGTTCTGGCGTGTGCGGAGGAACCGGGTCTTGGATAACTACCCCATGCCCATATCTGTCTTCTGGATTGGCTTGCCCAGTGACATCGACGCTGCCTACGAGCGCCACGATGGcaaatttgtcttttttaaag atgaGAGATACTGGGTATTCAGGGAGGCTGATGTGCTCCCTGGATACCCGCAGCCCTTGCGTGAGTATGGACAAGGAGTTCCAGTCCACAAGATTGACACGGCAATCTGGTGGGAACCTAATGGATACACATACCTGTTCTCAGGAGACAG ATACTGGCGATACAATGAGGAGAGCCGGACTACGGACCGTGACTTCCCCAAGCCAAATAGCAGATGGGGCAGGATTCCTGACTCGCCCAAAGGAGCCTTCCTCAGTGATGATGGTG CGTACACATATTTCTACAAAGGCACCAGTTACTGGAGGTTTAACAACGGCAGGGCGGAGGCAGACGAAGGCTACCCTCGATCCATACTGAAGGACTTCATGGGCTGTGTTGGGGCACCTGACCCCGACCCTGACGCCGAGCATGAACCAAAAGACAAACCGGTCAACCCTTCAGACCGAGGAAAAGACGAGCACAGAGAGCCGGACGGGGGCCGAGACAAAGATACAAACCCAGAGGAAGAGCAAACCATGAAGCCTGATGGTacagacgaagaggaggatggagaggagagcgTGATTGTGACGCCGGCCGACAACGAATCGAAGGTCATGACCCTGGTCATGGTGATAGTCCCTCTGGTGCTCATCCTGTGCATCCTCATCGTGATCTACGTCATCCTCAGGACTCTGCAGAACAAAGAGCCGCCGAGGGCTTTGGTGCACTGCAAACGTTCACTGCAGAACTGGGTTTGA
- the zpd gene encoding zona pellucida glycoprotein d — MIQTGSKLPLMQLSVLLLLLLGFTRHRVEGICSVENCTDSAACVLSQDQRSCKCAVGYYGDHCDKNAHIKVTCGKNYISIVAMEDFFKYHNVPLESLHLPNKSCGARRTVMNGVPFYMSRISKEEYVPCGGKPLERNLTHISYSLSLLSDPQVIGNIIRNPVIMLDYKCSYPYIRKISLPFAIFPFFSETVLQIDELEATIQMILYTDESYTEAYSSAPSIELRNKVYVEVRVTEPADYFLLRLDKCWANQFPQPNAAEGSFHNLLLNGCVNDLTVSFLNASAGRSVHNGGSSVVRYSFDMFRFTVEPHDLYLHCTVQLCEPDDHESCRPNCNSISKREAVRGDPAPNLLTYGPIRIEIPERPRSSVLTNVVLPVTAVGALCFFLIVLVAVAKAGSRRLRRKEEQ, encoded by the exons ATGATCCAAACCGGCTCCAAG CTTCCTTTGATGCAGCTTAgcgtgctcctcctgctcctcctgggcTTTACGCGCCACCGCGTTGAGG GAATCTGCAGTGTGGAGAACTGCACCGACAGCGCCGCATGTGTCCTGTCCCAAGACCAGAGAAGCTGCAAGTGCGCCGTTGGGTATTATGGCGACCATTGTGACAAAA ATGCACATATCAAAGTCACGTGTGGCAAAAACTATATCAGTATTGTGGCGATGGAAGATTTCTTCAAATATCATAATGTGCCTCTTGAGTCCTTGCACTTGCCCAACAAGTCTTGTGGCGCTCGGAGGACGGTTATGAATGGTGTCCCGTTCTACATGTCCAGGATCTCTAAGGAGGAGTATGTACCCTGTGGGGGCAAACCACTGGAG AGAAACCTAACCCACATCTCATATTCCCTGAGTCTGCTGTCAGATCCTCAGGTTATTGGGAACATCATCAGGAATCCAGTGATCATGCTGGACTACAAATGCAGCTATCCCTACATCAGGAAAATCAGCTTGCCTTTTGCGATCTTCCCGTTCTTCAG TGAGACGGTGCTACAAATAGATGAGCTGGAGGCAACGATCCAGATGATCTTGTACACGGATGAGTCCTACACCGAGGCTTACAGCAGTGCCCCCAGCATTGAGCTCAGGAACAAG GTGTATGTGGAGGTGAGGGTCACGGAGCCTGCGGATTACTTCCTGCTCCGCCTTGATAAGTGTTGGGCCAATCAGTTCCCCCAGCCCAATGCTGCAGAGGGATCGTTCCACAATTTGCTCCTAAACGG GTGTGTGAACGACCTCACTGTGTCATTCCTTAATGCCAGCGCGGGACGGTCTGTCCACAACGGAGGAAGTTCCGTCGTTCGCTACAGCTTCGACATGTTCCGCTTCACGGTGGAGCCCCACGACCTTTACCTGCACTGCACCGTGCAGCTGTGCGAGCCAGACGACCACGAGTCCTGCAGGCCG AACTGTAATTCGATAAGTAAGAGAGAAGCGGTGAGAGGCGACCCCGCCCCCAACCTCCTAACGTACGGACCCATTAGGATTGAAATCCCGGAGAGACCTCGTTCCA GCGTACTGACAAATGTGGTGCTTCCTGTAACAGCCGTCGGGGCCTTGTGCTTCTTCCTCATCGTCCTCGTCGCTGTGGCCAAGGCAGGCAGCAGGAGGCTCAGACGAAAGGAGGAGCAAtga